Proteins from a single region of Haliaeetus albicilla chromosome Z, bHalAlb1.1, whole genome shotgun sequence:
- the LOC104325465 gene encoding purpurin isoform X1, translated as MKYAQYVFLASVFSTVEYSLAQTCAVESFSVKDNFDPKRYAGKWYALAKKDPEGLFLQDNISAEYTVEEDGTMTASSKGRVKLFGFWVICADMAAQYTVPDPTTPAKMYMTYQGLASYLSSGGDNYWVIDTDYDNYAITYACRSLKEDGSCDDGYSLIFSRNPRGLPPAIQRIVRQKQEEICMSGQFQPVLQSGTLG; from the exons ATGAAATACGCACAGTATGTTTTCCTGGCCTCGGTCTTCTCCACTGTTGAATATAGCCTAGCTCAGACCTGTGCAGTGGAGTCTTTCTCTGTGAAAGACAATTTTGATCCAAAAAGG TATGCAGGGAAATGGTATGCCCTGGCCAAGAAGGATCCAGAAGGCCTTTTCCTTCAGGACAACATTTCTGCTGAATACACCGTGGAGGAAGATGGCACAATGACAGCATCTTCCAAAGGCCGAGTGAAGCTTTTTGG GTTCTGGGTGATCTGTGCCGACATGGCTGCTCAGTATACAGTACCTGACCCAACCACTCCAGCTAAAATGTACATGACCTACCAAGGCCTGGCCAGCTACCTCTCCAGTGGTG GGGACAACTACTGGGTGATTGACACTGACTATGATAACTATGCCATTACCTATGCCTGCCGCAGTCTAAAGGAGGACGGGTCCTGTGACGATGGCTACTCCCTGATCTTCTCACGCAATCCCCGTGGCCTCCCCCCAGCCATTCAGCGCATTGTGCGTcagaagcaggaagaaatcTGCATGTCTGGCCAGTTCCAGCCTGTGCTTCAGTCAGGTACTTTGGGCTAA
- the LOC104325465 gene encoding purpurin isoform X2 translates to MKYAQYVFLASVFSTVEYSLAQTCAVESFSVKDNFDPKRYAGKWYALAKKDPEGLFLQDNISAEYTVEEDGTMTASSKGRVKLFGFWVICADMAAQYTVPDPTTPAKMYMTYQGLASYLSSGGDNYWVIDTDYDNYAITYACRSLKEDGSCDDGYSLIFSRNPRGLPPAIQRIVRQKQEEICMSGQFQPVLQSGAC, encoded by the exons ATGAAATACGCACAGTATGTTTTCCTGGCCTCGGTCTTCTCCACTGTTGAATATAGCCTAGCTCAGACCTGTGCAGTGGAGTCTTTCTCTGTGAAAGACAATTTTGATCCAAAAAGG TATGCAGGGAAATGGTATGCCCTGGCCAAGAAGGATCCAGAAGGCCTTTTCCTTCAGGACAACATTTCTGCTGAATACACCGTGGAGGAAGATGGCACAATGACAGCATCTTCCAAAGGCCGAGTGAAGCTTTTTGG GTTCTGGGTGATCTGTGCCGACATGGCTGCTCAGTATACAGTACCTGACCCAACCACTCCAGCTAAAATGTACATGACCTACCAAGGCCTGGCCAGCTACCTCTCCAGTGGTG GGGACAACTACTGGGTGATTGACACTGACTATGATAACTATGCCATTACCTATGCCTGCCGCAGTCTAAAGGAGGACGGGTCCTGTGACGATGGCTACTCCCTGATCTTCTCACGCAATCCCCGTGGCCTCCCCCCAGCCATTCAGCGCATTGTGCGTcagaagcaggaagaaatcTGCATGTCTGGCCAGTTCCAGCCTGTGCTTCAGTCAG ggGCCTGCTAA